A stretch of the Planktothricoides raciborskii GIHE-MW2 genome encodes the following:
- the glgB gene encoding 1,4-alpha-glucan branching enzyme translates to MSITITPDQVNSIVWNQHQDPFQILGPHPIEENGKVTSWVVRAYLPNAEAVWVVLPEVRKEYSMQSVHNAHFFECTIETTELSNYQLRVKEGDRERVIYDPYAFRSSKLTDFDIHLFAEGNHHRIYEKLGAHPMVVEGVKGVYFAVWAPNARNVSILGDFNSWDGRKHQMRKIGNGIWELFIPQIGVGEAYKYEIKNNEGHIYEKSDPYGFQQEPRPKTASIVTDLETYTWTDRDWMEKRRHTDALTQPVAVYECHLGSWLHAASAEPAVKPDGTEEPVVVVSELKTTARFLTYRELADRLIPYVKELGYTHIELLPIAEHPFDGSWGYQVTGYFAPTSRYGSPEDFMYFVDQCHQNGIGVLVDWVPGHFPKDGHGLAFFDGTHLYEHADPRKGEHKEWGTLVFNYNRNEVRNFLYANALFWFDKYHIDGIRVDAVASMLYLDYARKPGEWVANQYGGRENIEAADFLRQVNHLIFSYFPGTLSVAEESTAWPMVSWPTYVGGLGFNLKWNMGWMHDMLDYFSMDPWFRQFHQNNVTFSMWYNHSENFMLALSHDEVVHGKSNIIGKMPGDRWQKFANLRCLFAYMYAHPGKKTMFMGMEFGQWSEWNVWGDLEWQLLQYEPHQQTKRFFSELNRLYRQQPALYTWDFAQEGFEWIDCSDNRHSVVSFIRRAKDSDEFILTVCNFTPQPHSHYRVGVPEHGFYTEIFNSDAKEFGGSNMGNLGGKWADEWWMHNRRYSLDLCLPPLAVVMFKLDRQKTEEARKALLAESQNQ, encoded by the coding sequence ATGTCCATAACCATTACTCCCGATCAAGTTAACAGTATTGTATGGAACCAACATCAAGACCCCTTTCAAATCCTTGGGCCTCATCCGATTGAAGAAAATGGCAAAGTAACAAGCTGGGTGGTGCGAGCTTATCTACCCAACGCCGAAGCAGTCTGGGTCGTACTCCCAGAAGTCAGAAAAGAATATTCCATGCAATCGGTGCATAATGCTCACTTCTTTGAATGCACCATCGAAACAACCGAACTTTCTAACTATCAGCTACGGGTCAAAGAAGGCGATCGCGAACGGGTGATCTACGATCCTTATGCCTTCCGGTCTTCCAAACTCACGGACTTTGACATCCATTTATTTGCCGAAGGCAACCATCACCGCATCTATGAAAAACTAGGCGCCCATCCAATGGTGGTTGAAGGAGTCAAAGGGGTATATTTCGCCGTTTGGGCTCCCAATGCTCGCAACGTATCAATTTTGGGAGATTTTAACTCCTGGGACGGTCGCAAACACCAAATGCGGAAAATCGGCAACGGGATTTGGGAGTTGTTCATTCCTCAAATTGGGGTAGGGGAAGCCTACAAATATGAAATTAAGAATAATGAAGGTCATATTTACGAAAAATCCGATCCCTACGGTTTCCAACAAGAACCCCGCCCCAAAACTGCCTCGATCGTTACGGACTTAGAAACCTACACCTGGACCGATCGCGACTGGATGGAAAAACGGCGTCACACCGATGCCTTAACTCAGCCCGTTGCCGTCTATGAATGCCATTTAGGTTCTTGGCTACACGCAGCTTCAGCGGAACCAGCGGTTAAACCCGACGGCACCGAAGAACCCGTAGTGGTTGTGTCGGAACTGAAAACCACCGCTCGTTTTCTCACCTACCGGGAACTCGCCGATCGCCTCATTCCTTACGTCAAAGAACTCGGCTACACTCATATCGAACTGCTACCCATTGCCGAACACCCCTTTGATGGCTCCTGGGGCTACCAAGTCACCGGCTACTTTGCTCCCACTTCTCGCTACGGCAGTCCCGAAGACTTCATGTACTTCGTGGATCAGTGCCACCAAAACGGCATTGGGGTATTGGTAGACTGGGTGCCCGGTCACTTCCCCAAAGATGGTCACGGTTTAGCCTTCTTTGATGGGACTCACCTCTATGAACACGCCGACCCGCGCAAAGGCGAGCACAAAGAATGGGGCACCTTGGTATTTAACTACAACCGCAACGAAGTGCGGAACTTCCTCTATGCCAATGCCCTATTCTGGTTTGACAAATACCACATTGACGGCATTCGGGTGGATGCAGTGGCGTCTATGCTGTATCTGGACTATGCCCGGAAACCAGGGGAATGGGTTGCCAACCAATATGGCGGACGGGAAAATATTGAAGCGGCTGATTTCCTGCGGCAGGTTAATCACCTGATTTTCAGTTATTTCCCAGGGACACTTTCTGTGGCGGAAGAGTCCACCGCTTGGCCGATGGTTTCCTGGCCGACTTATGTGGGCGGTTTGGGCTTTAACCTCAAGTGGAATATGGGCTGGATGCACGATATGCTGGACTATTTCAGCATGGATCCTTGGTTCCGCCAGTTCCACCAAAATAACGTCACCTTCAGTATGTGGTATAACCACAGCGAGAATTTCATGCTGGCGTTATCTCACGATGAAGTGGTTCACGGTAAGAGCAATATTATTGGCAAGATGCCGGGCGATCGCTGGCAGAAATTCGCTAACCTGCGCTGCTTATTTGCCTATATGTACGCCCACCCAGGGAAGAAAACCATGTTTATGGGCATGGAATTTGGCCAATGGAGTGAGTGGAATGTCTGGGGTGACTTGGAATGGCAACTGTTGCAGTATGAACCCCACCAACAAACTAAGCGCTTCTTTAGTGAATTAAACCGGCTTTATCGCCAACAACCCGCCCTTTATACTTGGGATTTTGCTCAGGAAGGGTTTGAGTGGATTGATTGCAGCGATAACCGTCATAGCGTAGTTTCTTTTATTCGCCGCGCTAAAGACTCCGATGAATTTATTTTGACAGTTTGTAACTTCACCCCTCAACCCCACAGCCATTACCGGGTTGGCGTACCCGAACACGGTTTTTATACCGAAATCTTTAACAGCGATGCTAAAGAATTCGGCGGCAGCAATATGGGCAACCTAGGCGGTAAATGGGCTGATGAATGGTGGATGCACAATCGTCGCTATTCTTTGGATCTTTGCTTGCCTCCTTTGGCGGTGGTGATGTTCAAACTCGATCGCCAAAAAACCGAAGAAGCCCGTAAAGCTTTGTTAGCAGAAAGTCAGAATCAATAA
- the psbP gene encoding photosystem II reaction center PsbP, producing the protein MLKRIAAIILVVLTISLTGCVSSPTTGLKPYVNSYKGYEFLYPNGWVEVPVKNGPDVVFKDLIESSENVSVVISQIPENEKLQDIGDPSTVGYKILQKAIAPEGSGRQAELINATAIEKKDKTYYILEYAVKLANQDRHDIASVAISRGKLFSFNVSTTANRWQKTAETLKQVVASFSVY; encoded by the coding sequence ATGCTTAAACGAATTGCTGCCATTATTCTCGTTGTTTTGACTATTAGCTTAACAGGTTGTGTGAGTTCACCGACCACAGGTTTAAAACCTTATGTGAATAGCTATAAAGGTTATGAATTTTTGTATCCGAATGGATGGGTTGAGGTGCCGGTGAAAAATGGCCCAGATGTGGTGTTCAAAGATTTAATTGAGTCGAGCGAAAATGTCAGCGTGGTGATTTCTCAAATTCCAGAAAATGAAAAACTTCAGGATATTGGCGATCCTTCAACGGTGGGATATAAAATCTTGCAGAAAGCGATCGCCCCTGAAGGTTCTGGAAGACAAGCAGAGTTAATCAATGCCACTGCCATAGAAAAGAAAGACAAAACTTATTATATCTTAGAATATGCGGTAAAATTGGCCAACCAAGATCGCCATGATATTGCCAGTGTGGCGATTAGTCGCGGTAAACTATTCAGCTTTAATGTGTCTACCACCGCAAATCGCTGGCAAAAAACTGCGGAAACTTTAAAGCAAGTGGTGGCTTCTTTCTCCGTTTATTAA
- a CDS encoding alpha/beta fold hydrolase, with the protein MIAEPLTSPSTLEPLTWEWQNHQIKYIVKGTGLPLVLVHGFGASIGHWRKNIPALAEGGYRVFALDLLGFGGSDKAPVDYSVELWQQLLKDFWHEHIQEPAVFIGNSIGALLSLAIAANHPEIVAGGVLLNCAGGLNHRPEELHFPLRQIMTIFTNVVSSPGLGPFLFDRIRQKHRIRNTLRQVYGNKSAITNELVELLYQPSCDPGAQKVFASIVTAPPGPQPTELLPLVKCPLLVLWGEDDPWTPVSGGRIFQEFARSQPIKFVSIPKTGHCPHDERPEVVNPLILDWLNNL; encoded by the coding sequence GTGATTGCAGAACCACTTACCTCACCCAGTACCTTGGAACCACTCACCTGGGAGTGGCAAAACCATCAAATTAAATACATCGTCAAAGGCACAGGTCTGCCCCTAGTTTTGGTGCATGGGTTCGGTGCCTCCATTGGACATTGGCGTAAGAATATTCCCGCCTTGGCTGAGGGGGGTTATCGGGTTTTTGCTCTGGACTTATTGGGATTTGGCGGTTCCGATAAAGCCCCAGTGGACTATTCCGTGGAACTGTGGCAACAATTGCTCAAAGATTTCTGGCATGAACATATTCAAGAACCCGCTGTATTTATTGGCAACTCTATTGGGGCGCTGCTGAGTTTGGCGATCGCCGCTAATCATCCCGAAATCGTCGCTGGTGGGGTATTGCTAAACTGTGCCGGTGGCTTAAATCACCGTCCTGAAGAACTGCATTTTCCCCTGCGGCAAATTATGACCATCTTTACTAATGTGGTCAGTTCCCCAGGGTTAGGGCCATTTCTCTTTGACCGCATTCGCCAAAAACATCGCATCCGCAACACCTTGCGGCAAGTTTACGGCAACAAATCTGCTATTACCAACGAATTAGTCGAATTACTTTATCAACCCTCTTGCGATCCAGGGGCGCAAAAAGTTTTTGCCTCCATTGTCACCGCCCCTCCAGGCCCACAACCCACGGAATTATTACCCTTGGTCAAATGTCCCCTCTTAGTTTTGTGGGGCGAAGATGACCCCTGGACTCCGGTGAGTGGCGGGCGAATTTTCCAAGAGTTTGCGCGATCGCAACCCATTAAATTTGTTTCCATTCCCAAAACCGGCCACTGTCCCCATGACGAACGGCCAGAAGTGGTCAATCCGTTAATTTTAGATTGGCTCAACAATCTGTAA
- a CDS encoding PstS family phosphate ABC transporter substrate-binding protein: MSQKNDTTILVLALLITVGLAGGGVWWFTGLKNRASDPRGTDSNSQTTPAQGYNQNSPSSNFSPVKTFAQIQNVPQALVSYGGSTSWSPIRQEVDALIQVVWPDFKLRYTQHPTKPPGSTTGIEMLLNDQLAFVQSSRSIKDTEYEQAQQKGFTLKQIPVAIDGIAIAVNPTLNIPGLTVTQLKQIYTGKITNWNEVGGSNLAIVAYSRRPEDSGSVEFFIDNILNGEKFADNVSFIPTTTEALRLVANNLGAIYYGSAPQVVPQCQIKSIAIANQEAEFIPPYQEPWVSREECPTKRNQLNQAAFQSGAYPITRRLFIIVKQNGQIDQQAGEAYAQLLLSDQGQDLIEKAGFVRIR; the protein is encoded by the coding sequence ATGTCTCAAAAAAACGACACCACGATTCTGGTCTTAGCCCTGCTAATTACCGTAGGTTTAGCAGGCGGTGGAGTTTGGTGGTTTACGGGTCTAAAAAACCGCGCCTCCGACCCCAGGGGAACAGATTCTAATTCCCAGACAACCCCTGCTCAAGGCTATAATCAAAATTCCCCTAGCTCAAATTTTAGCCCAGTTAAAACTTTTGCCCAAATACAAAATGTTCCCCAGGCATTAGTCAGCTATGGGGGCAGTACCTCTTGGTCGCCGATCCGCCAAGAAGTCGATGCTTTAATTCAAGTTGTTTGGCCTGACTTTAAGCTGCGTTATACCCAACATCCGACAAAACCTCCGGGGTCTACGACTGGCATTGAGATGCTATTAAACGATCAATTAGCCTTTGTTCAGTCTTCGCGATCAATTAAAGATACAGAATATGAACAAGCTCAACAAAAAGGGTTTACTTTGAAACAAATTCCTGTGGCTATTGATGGCATTGCGATCGCCGTCAACCCAACTCTGAATATTCCCGGCTTAACTGTCACCCAGCTTAAACAAATTTATACCGGCAAAATTACCAATTGGAACGAAGTAGGCGGATCAAACTTAGCCATTGTTGCTTATTCTCGCAGACCGGAAGACAGCGGCAGCGTAGAGTTTTTCATCGATAATATTCTGAATGGAGAAAAGTTTGCTGATAATGTTTCTTTTATCCCCACAACCACTGAAGCTTTGCGCCTAGTGGCGAATAATTTGGGGGCAATTTACTATGGTTCGGCGCCGCAAGTTGTCCCGCAATGTCAGATAAAATCAATCGCGATCGCCAATCAAGAGGCAGAATTTATTCCTCCGTATCAAGAGCCTTGGGTGTCCCGGGAAGAATGCCCAACTAAGCGGAATCAATTAAATCAAGCTGCTTTTCAAAGTGGAGCATATCCGATTACCCGCAGATTGTTTATCATCGTCAAACAAAATGGGCAAATCGACCAGCAAGCGGGTGAAGCTTATGCTCAGTTACTTTTAAGTGACCAAGGACAAGATTTAATTGAAAAAGCTGGATTTGTGAGAATTCGTTAA
- a CDS encoding DALR anticodon-binding domain-containing protein: MNKSQNQDNLASHAQKWPEEFWAAIDLFSLKSRFCDRLINATSDYLLATRSPAIDNQMPILTPSTMPLNRTKDVEKVIYISAIAFKLQKTLQKAQEKAQQKAPAEIAEAIGSLIEPSPDFTVHIRDGWIQFHLSEPGLATWLQRLSQWPSQTHGSENPHQSQNWQKIYATLDATNNLTNNLFLLEYTHARCCSLLRLGDREQLISLSESSLSEHSTDLQIINPNPIPWLSDRNQLRPIHLTERTLISQLITTLDTLSTCKSEIVTKLMVKLATDLSQDLLIFYAANPIWSKIKTENLALAQARLGLILTTQIVLKLLLEKGLGILPPQEM, encoded by the coding sequence ATGAATAAATCACAGAATCAAGATAATTTGGCCAGCCATGCCCAAAAGTGGCCAGAGGAATTTTGGGCAGCGATTGATTTATTCTCCCTGAAATCGCGATTTTGCGATCGCTTAATCAATGCCACCTCTGATTATTTGTTAGCAACGCGATCGCCTGCTATTGACAATCAAATGCCAATATTGACGCCCTCAACGATGCCATTAAACCGCACCAAAGACGTAGAAAAAGTCATCTATATTTCCGCGATCGCCTTCAAATTGCAAAAGACCCTGCAAAAAGCCCAGGAAAAAGCCCAGCAAAAAGCCCCGGCAGAAATTGCCGAGGCGATCGGTTCTTTAATCGAGCCTTCCCCCGATTTCACCGTTCATATTCGTGACGGTTGGATTCAATTCCATCTCAGCGAACCAGGGTTAGCCACCTGGTTGCAACGTCTCAGCCAATGGCCCAGCCAAACTCACGGTTCAGAGAACCCACACCAAAGTCAAAACTGGCAAAAAATCTATGCCACATTGGATGCCACAAATAATCTCACAAATAATCTCTTTCTACTGGAATACACCCACGCTCGATGTTGCTCGCTGCTGCGCTTGGGCGATCGGGAGCAACTAATCAGCCTGTCTGAGTCCAGCTTGTCGGAACATAGCACCGATCTGCAAATTATCAACCCCAATCCTATCCCCTGGTTAAGCGATCGAAACCAACTGCGTCCGATCCACCTAACGGAACGCACCCTAATTTCCCAATTAATCACGACCCTAGATACCCTCTCAACTTGCAAAAGTGAGATTGTCACCAAGCTTATGGTGAAATTAGCCACTGATTTAAGTCAAGATTTACTTATATTTTATGCTGCCAATCCCATCTGGAGCAAAATTAAAACCGAAAATTTGGCTTTGGCACAAGCCAGATTAGGCTTAATTTTAACCACGCAAATTGTCTTAAAACTCTTACTAGAAAAAGGTTTAGGGATTTTGCCCCCCCAAGAGATGTAA
- a CDS encoding glutathione peroxidase, translated as MSETIHDLTVKTIAGEDKSLKDYAGNVLLIVNLASYCGYTPQYAGLEKLHQKYKDSGLRVLGFPCNDYGAQEPGTNQEIVQFCTKNYGVTFDLFDKVHAKGSQQHPLYTMLTSQGKPPGDVSWNFEKFLVNKKGEVVGRYRSSVTPESAELTGAIERELHQ; from the coding sequence ATGAGCGAAACAATTCACGACCTTACCGTTAAGACCATCGCCGGGGAAGATAAATCCCTCAAAGACTATGCAGGCAATGTATTGCTAATTGTTAACTTAGCTTCTTACTGCGGCTATACTCCTCAATATGCTGGTCTGGAAAAACTGCACCAGAAATATAAAGATTCTGGCTTACGGGTCTTGGGATTTCCTTGCAATGATTATGGTGCCCAAGAACCAGGAACTAATCAGGAAATTGTCCAATTCTGCACCAAAAATTATGGTGTTACTTTTGATCTCTTTGATAAAGTTCATGCCAAAGGGTCGCAGCAACATCCCCTTTATACTATGTTAACCAGTCAGGGCAAACCACCGGGAGATGTTTCTTGGAATTTTGAGAAATTTCTGGTTAATAAAAAAGGTGAAGTGGTAGGGCGCTATCGTAGTAGCGTCACCCCCGAGTCAGCGGAGTTGACTGGGGCAATTGAGCGAGAATTGCACCAGTAA